The Sylvia atricapilla isolate bSylAtr1 chromosome 30, bSylAtr1.pri, whole genome shotgun sequence region CAGAGAGGGAAATCAGGAGTCCTCAACTGTGTGGGGTGGGGTGACATGGGGCACATCCACTGCAGCCTCCCACCCACCCATGCCCCAAGCTTGGGAAGGAACTGGCTCCAccatttgcatttatttctttccgGGGCTAACAGAAAGGGTGAGAGGGTGAAGGCATACGGGGGGCGCTGATGCGGGTTTATGGGAGGTCAGCCCCTGTCCCACAACACAGCAGGGGTTGGCTGGGGCTACACGAGGCCGTAGTAGCGCCGATAGGCCTCCTGGAATCCAATCTGGTCGGCCAGCTCATCACAGTCGGGGTTGAGCTCACACACCTCGCGTTTGGCCTCCAGTGGGTCCCGCGAGGCTCCATagacactgctggggacaaaCGGGGGACCCATGGGGTGTTGGGGGTTCCCATGGGAGCTGGAGGCTCCTGGGGAGGGGCTGAGCATGCAAGCCTCCCCTTATCTGGGGGCCACGAGCCCTCACCCAGCAGAACAAAGCACTACCTGTCATAGCCATAATTCCGCTTCTGTCTCTGCACTACCTCGGCACTGGCGCGTCTGGAGACaaaggctgcagggacagtgtgGTGGGTCAGGGGGCCACGTCCCCCTCTCCCCAGGGCCGTGAGGCTGAACTGAGCTGCAGTCACTCACCTTCGGAGCTGGGCGAGTCACTGGTGCTGGTGGAGCCATCAGCAGCTGCGAGTGGAGAGTTGGGTGAGCTCAGGAAGGTCCCATGTGGGCTCTGCTTTCACCCCACTCCTTTTGGAGCTCAGATGTGTGCTGAAGGATATCCTGCTCCCTATCTCCCTGTTGTGCCCCCCACTCCAAGGCTCAGCAAATTCTTCTCAGTCCCTTTGCTCCCCCCAGAgcccttcccagagcacagaaTCACCTCGCTTGTCCCCATCAGCCATGGACCTTACCTCTGTGGCAGAGGCCAACGGTGAGCAGGGCCAGGACGGTCAGCAGGACGAGGGACTTCATGAtgcctccctgtgctgggctgagtgcagccctggctccctggCTATCTTTATAGGGTCCTGTGGCCTTGGCAAGGGGGGGCATGGCCCCACCAGAGTTATTTCCAGCACATCCGCCATGGCCGGAGCTGCCGGCAGAGGTGGCAATTGTGGTTTGGGATGAACTCAGTCCCCCTATGCCCAGCCAGAGCCCacaaagggagggaaaagtGGCCCTGGGCCAGGGGGGATTTGTTGGtgggcccagccctgccagcctggcagcaccCACTGCCCACTGGAATGGGTGATGGGGCACTGGGGGCTCCTTGCTGCGCTTCCCAGTCACTCACTGCCCTGTCCCAGTTCTCACTGCTGGATGCCAGAACTGTCTTCTGTGACACA contains the following coding sequences:
- the BGLAP gene encoding osteocalcin, which gives rise to MKSLVLLTVLALLTVGLCHRAADGSTSTSDSPSSEAFVSRRASAEVVQRQKRNYGYDSSVYGASRDPLEAKREVCELNPDCDELADQIGFQEAYRRYYGLV